The DNA region ATAATCTTTCAAGCCGAAGTTGCCCCTTCTTTTCTCTGATGCAGCTGAGAAATTCTACAGAggcatttttaattaattcatccatctaattaagagaaaatatgcttcttctttttttcttttgaatttacTCTTTACATTCCCATGTTATCTCCAAACAAGCTAATGCAATAATaattataacaataataataatctcaaaaaTCAGCTGCAGGCATATCATGCTTTTGgtttgacaaaaattaatggCCAAAGAAATGAAATGTTGATGATATCTGCTTGTTTGTGCATGATATCATCAACATTTCAGCGCTAtggagaaaaggaaaatatatatatatatatatatatatatatatatatatcccggGATAAATCTATTATAAAATTCAGTTGAAAATAATCGTGAAATTCACAATAATAAGCTAACATGGTGTCTTTGgcaaaaataaagcaataataTAATACAAATTTTTGCAAGAAAATTGTTCGAGGTATTAcagcttttattataatttttttacaaattcatacGGCAGTTCATATGAGTGCCACATAggtgaaaaaattaaacaacaaattttgagagataaatttaattatttaataactcGTATGATAATTATGAGTggattatcatttaatttataagggATTAGAATAAAGACTGTAGTAACTTTTAGCATCACTCTTTTAGGTAAAACAGGAGCTGGTATAGGTTACTCATTGTGCGCATGTTAGCAAAGCCCAGAGACAGCATCTAGTTCAAACTAAGAAAACTAGCCGTTGTAGACGAAAAAATGCAATGCCGAATCTACCCCCGTCTCGCAACGTTcggaaaaaaatttgaacccCCACCAAACCTCTTAATCACGTCGTCTCGCCTCACCCACACACCTTTTTAAGCCTTAAAATCTTCAAGCCCCCACACTCCAATACAACCAACTTttcctgctctctctctctttaatcatatttctttgatttgattaaagaaagagagaaacatTCATATTTCCTTTGTTCTCAATCAATCTCCTCTGTTGTTGCGTTTCTTGAATCTCTGTGTGTGTTGGAACCCAGAAAAGGATCTATGGCGACCATTAATGGGTACACTGAGACTGCTCAAAGCTACCAAGCCAATGGCAATAATACTCGGGTGAATGCTGCGGCGTCTCCGCCGAAACAGCCTCACCCTCCGGAAAAGAGCGTTAATTCTCAGTCTGTTCTTAAAAGGTTGATATggtttttttaaagatttggatttttttttttttttattagccaTGGTTGAAGATTTCTATGATAAGGTAGATgcgtttttttttccttaacttgggattttttttcttaaattgtgTTCATCTGCACAATCTGTTTTATTGAAGGTGAAAGCTAGATAGATGGGTTTTTCAGGGTTTgggttttattatttttatcatttcgtTATGGATCTTCAAGTTCTTGAGTTGGGGTTGCTGTGTTTACACCGATAATTGGGTATCTACACAATCTGTTTGTAAAAAGGCGTCCTAGAAAGCTAGATGGGTTTATTAAATAGTATTGggcttttgtttctttattgtCTCTCTGTGAATATTGCTTTTCAATATTTAAATTGGTTCTTTTAGGGTTTGTAAGGTTTCTAATCCTGTTTCCTGTATTATTGCTTTTGTGAAACAGGTTGCAGTCTGAGTTGATGGCCTTAATGGTAAGAAccatgtgacacattttttctTCAAGTCGTGGGATTTTCTGTTTGGATGCTGAGAAAATTTAGTGGGAACGAGAACATAAACCTTTTTAAAACTTTGAAGTATTTGATTTCCTTCTTTTCTAAGTAGCCAAACCACAAACTAGTCCGGAGATCTATGgttcttttgttaaattttcttgttttgaattATAGATGAGTGGGGAATCTGGGATATCTGCCTTCCCTGAGGAAGACAATATATTCTGCTGGAGAGGGACAATTAATGGAAGCAAAGATACAGTGTTTGAAGGAACAGAATACAAGCTGTCCTTCTCGTTTCCAAATGACTACCCATTTAAGCCCCCAAAGGTCAAGTTCGAGACATTCTGCTTCCATCCCAATGTGGACAACCATGGAAATATTTGCTTGGACATTCTTCAGGtacttttctcttttctgtGCTTCTTCAGTCTTTTTAGCTCTACAATAGTTTGCAGATGTTCGATGTCTCAAGCAAATATTTAGACTTGTCATATAATCTGAACATATGAGAAATCTATATCTGTAGGATAAATGGTCATCTGCTTATGATGTGAGAACCATCTTGTTATCAATCCAAAGTCTGCTTGGTGgtaattctttcttcttcttcgtttcTTTCAATGCGTTTAATGTAAAAACCAGTTTTGATTTTTCGACTAAT from Corylus avellana chromosome ca10, CavTom2PMs-1.0 includes:
- the LOC132164141 gene encoding ubiquitin-conjugating enzyme E2 20-like, encoding MATINGYTETAQSYQANGNNTRVNAAASPPKQPHPPEKSVNSQSVLKRLQSELMALMMSGESGISAFPEEDNIFCWRGTINGSKDTVFEGTEYKLSFSFPNDYPFKPPKVKFETFCFHPNVDNHGNICLDILQDKWSSAYDVRTILLSIQSLLGEPNVSSPLNSQAAQLWSNQEDYRKMVVKLYKPPTV